From Actinosynnema mirum DSM 43827, a single genomic window includes:
- a CDS encoding DMT family transporter: MSTPNPSILVGVLSGVGANLLWGLAFLMPVLLPDSDSVALALGRYLVYGLVSVGIALATRGAGMRGLDRGVWLTAALFAFAGHLGYYFFLVQGITHTGAPITTVIIGTLPVTVAVTGNLVRREFPFSRLLLPLGFIVVGLVLVNLVEVDWDTALGDRSGLNWVIGIGSALVALALWTSYAVANASFLRRHPEISPTGWSTLMGVCTLGLSLLALPVAALSGGVRVGSGDALLPLVAGSVVLGVLVSWVGTVLWNRSSGLVPISIAGQLVVIQVVAGLVYVFAWDGRVPPLPELAGIALIIGGVLLAIQRTRRTAPPKEGSLVDEAELTS, translated from the coding sequence ATGAGCACTCCAAACCCCTCCATCCTGGTCGGCGTGCTGAGCGGCGTCGGCGCGAACCTGCTCTGGGGCCTGGCGTTCCTGATGCCGGTGCTGCTCCCGGACTCCGACTCCGTCGCGCTCGCGCTGGGCCGGTACCTCGTCTACGGGCTGGTGTCGGTCGGCATCGCGCTCGCCACGCGGGGCGCGGGGATGCGCGGGCTCGACCGGGGGGTGTGGCTCACGGCGGCGCTGTTCGCCTTCGCGGGGCACCTGGGCTACTACTTCTTCCTGGTGCAGGGGATCACGCACACCGGCGCCCCCATCACCACGGTGATCATCGGGACGCTCCCGGTGACCGTCGCGGTGACCGGGAACCTGGTGCGCAGGGAGTTCCCGTTCTCCCGCCTGCTGCTGCCGCTCGGGTTCATCGTCGTCGGCCTGGTCCTGGTCAACCTCGTGGAGGTCGACTGGGACACCGCGCTCGGCGACCGCTCCGGCCTCAACTGGGTGATCGGCATCGGGTCGGCGCTGGTGGCGCTGGCGCTGTGGACCTCGTACGCGGTGGCCAACGCCAGCTTCCTGCGCCGCCACCCCGAGATCTCGCCGACCGGCTGGTCGACGCTCATGGGCGTGTGCACGCTGGGCCTGTCGCTGCTCGCCCTGCCGGTCGCCGCGCTCTCCGGCGGCGTGCGCGTCGGCTCGGGCGACGCGCTGCTCCCGCTGGTGGCGGGCAGCGTGGTGCTGGGCGTGCTCGTCTCGTGGGTCGGGACGGTGCTGTGGAACCGCTCGTCCGGGCTCGTGCCGATCTCCATCGCCGGGCAGCTCGTCGTCATCCAGGTGGTCGCCGGGCTGGTCTACGTCTTCGCCTGGGACGGCCGCGTCCCGCCGCTGCCGGAGCTGGCCGGGATCGCGCTGATCATCGGCGGCGTGCTGCTGGCCATCCAGCGCACCCGCAGGACCGCGCCGCCGAAGGAGGGCTCGCTCGTGGACGAGGCCGAGCTGACCTCGTGA
- a CDS encoding NAD(P)/FAD-dependent oxidoreductase: MSAPERPDVVVVGAGITGASIARHLAAAGASVVVLERGRPASGATGRSGGMVRAYDPDPAIAELALPSLAVYRDPANWASGRSPLRAVGSVTAADPAQEAELRAEAARITAALGGSAHVVAGPDEAAGVRLAGGIALVEPEAGWVDPAEVTGDWLAQARALGASVRAGTPVRAVTALGGRPVVHTDDGELRAGTVVAATGPWAADPVPGLRPAHPVRARSIQVSVVERGPDAPPHATFVDLRTGRYAKPVGADRTLLGMPHLVWDCPFDAPADPEHERATTTALATHLPWVALAAHVATTRATDAYGAPAHGPSGLLESTGVPHAWSVRGWNGGGVKTAPEAGRRIALACLSGARTDVA; the protein is encoded by the coding sequence GTGAGCGCGCCCGAGCGCCCGGACGTCGTGGTGGTGGGCGCCGGGATCACCGGCGCCTCCATCGCCCGCCACCTGGCCGCCGCGGGCGCCTCCGTCGTCGTGCTCGAACGGGGGCGGCCCGCCTCCGGCGCCACCGGCCGCTCCGGCGGCATGGTGCGCGCCTACGACCCCGACCCGGCGATCGCCGAGCTGGCCCTGCCCAGCCTCGCGGTCTACCGCGACCCCGCGAACTGGGCGTCCGGGCGGTCCCCGCTGCGCGCCGTGGGCTCGGTGACCGCCGCCGACCCCGCCCAGGAGGCGGAGCTGCGCGCCGAGGCCGCGCGGATCACCGCCGCGCTGGGCGGCTCCGCGCACGTGGTCGCGGGCCCCGACGAGGCGGCGGGCGTCCGGCTGGCGGGCGGTATCGCCCTGGTCGAGCCCGAGGCGGGCTGGGTGGACCCCGCCGAGGTCACCGGGGACTGGCTGGCCCAGGCCCGCGCCCTCGGCGCCTCGGTGCGCGCGGGCACGCCCGTGCGCGCGGTCACCGCCCTCGGCGGACGCCCCGTCGTCCACACCGACGACGGCGAGCTGCGCGCGGGGACCGTCGTCGCCGCCACCGGCCCGTGGGCGGCCGACCCCGTGCCGGGGCTGCGGCCCGCGCACCCGGTGCGGGCGCGGTCGATCCAGGTCAGCGTGGTGGAGCGGGGGCCGGACGCGCCGCCCCACGCGACCTTCGTCGACCTGCGCACCGGCCGGTACGCCAAGCCGGTCGGCGCCGACCGCACCCTCCTGGGGATGCCCCACCTGGTGTGGGACTGCCCCTTCGACGCCCCCGCCGACCCCGAGCACGAGCGGGCCACCACCACCGCGCTCGCCACCCACCTCCCGTGGGTCGCCCTGGCCGCGCACGTGGCGACCACCCGCGCCACCGACGCCTACGGCGCGCCCGCGCACGGGCCGTCCGGCCTGCTGGAGAGCACCGGCGTGCCGCACGCCTGGTCGGTGCGCGGCTGGAACGGCGGCGGCGTCAAGACCGCCCCGGAGGCCGGCCGCCGCATCGCGCTGGCGTGCCTGTCCGGCGCCCGCACCGACGTCGCCTGA
- a CDS encoding lysine N(6)-hydroxylase/L-ornithine N(5)-oxygenase family protein: protein MPDAAAPPLAAAPGRAEPAPRCHDVLGIGFGPANLSLAIAFEEEGHELDARFLEARPGPSWQSAMMLDGSDIQNHPVRDLVSLRNPRSRYSFINYLFENGRLLEHLNVPLEFPLRKDYARYVSWAATHFSSQVDYGTHVTGVAVERDAEDRRVYAVTTSTGQVHRGRSLVIGTGRAPYVPEPFDAVDSPRVFHLTRYLPALERLAELDVAHDGDRTPLSVVVIGGSQSAVELTLDLARRFPRATVTMLVRSLTLRLKDTSPFSEEGYFPGFTDYYYRAPRERKDAIDSYMRLTNYSSADGDVLRELYRLIYEQRLDGDQRVFVSGSRQVRSLDVREDGVHLAVEELNTGEREEHRADFVVLATGFRDLGPAAHQERVPALMREVADGFAFDEHGYLSVGQDYEVRPVESDTPALFLNGLCESSHGIGDAGSFSLLSLRAKIIADGLRKRLS from the coding sequence ATGCCCGACGCAGCCGCTCCACCGCTCGCCGCCGCCCCCGGCCGGGCCGAACCCGCGCCCCGCTGCCACGACGTGCTGGGCATCGGCTTCGGCCCCGCGAACCTGTCGCTGGCCATCGCCTTCGAGGAGGAGGGCCACGAGCTCGACGCCCGCTTCCTGGAGGCCAGGCCCGGCCCGTCCTGGCAGAGCGCGATGATGCTCGACGGGTCGGACATCCAGAACCACCCCGTGCGCGACCTGGTGTCGCTGCGCAACCCGCGCAGCCGCTACAGCTTCATCAACTACCTGTTCGAGAACGGCAGGCTGCTGGAGCACCTCAACGTCCCGCTGGAGTTCCCGCTGCGCAAGGACTACGCGCGCTACGTCTCCTGGGCCGCGACCCACTTCAGCAGCCAGGTCGACTACGGCACGCACGTCACCGGCGTCGCGGTCGAGCGCGACGCCGAGGACCGCCGGGTCTACGCCGTCACCACCTCCACCGGCCAGGTCCACCGGGGCCGGTCGCTGGTGATCGGCACCGGCCGGGCCCCCTACGTGCCCGAGCCGTTCGACGCCGTCGACTCCCCGCGCGTGTTCCACCTGACCCGGTACCTGCCCGCGCTGGAGCGGCTCGCCGAGCTCGACGTCGCCCACGACGGCGACCGGACGCCGCTGTCCGTGGTGGTGATCGGCGGCAGCCAGAGCGCGGTGGAGCTGACGCTGGACCTCGCCCGGCGCTTCCCGCGCGCCACCGTGACCATGCTGGTGCGGTCGCTGACGCTGCGGCTGAAGGACACCAGCCCGTTCAGCGAGGAGGGCTACTTCCCCGGCTTCACCGACTACTACTACCGCGCCCCGCGCGAGCGCAAGGACGCCATCGACTCGTACATGCGGCTGACCAACTACTCCTCCGCCGACGGCGACGTGCTGCGCGAGCTGTACCGGCTCATCTACGAGCAGCGCCTGGACGGCGACCAGCGGGTGTTCGTCAGCGGCAGCCGCCAGGTGCGCTCGCTGGACGTGCGCGAGGACGGCGTCCACCTGGCCGTGGAGGAGTTGAACACGGGGGAGCGCGAGGAGCACCGGGCCGACTTCGTCGTGCTGGCGACCGGGTTCCGCGACCTCGGGCCCGCCGCCCACCAGGAGCGGGTGCCCGCCCTGATGCGCGAGGTCGCCGACGGCTTCGCCTTCGACGAGCACGGCTACCTGTCGGTGGGCCAGGACTACGAGGTGCGGCCGGTGGAGTCCGACACGCCCGCGCTGTTCCTCAACGGCCTGTGCGAGTCCAGCCACGGCATCGGCGACGCCGGGTCGTTCAGCCTGCTGTCGCTGCGGGCCAAGATCATCGCGGACGGCCTGCGGAAGCGCCTGTCGTGA
- a CDS encoding FAD-dependent oxidoreductase codes for MNSSGRVVVVGAGPVGLWLAAELALGGATPVVLEREPERSPHSKALGLHPRTLEVLALRGVEGGFLRAGGRTSGWHFGMLPTRLDFSGLPTPFPFLLTQPQAETERLLEERARALGVEVLRGHEVTGLTQDADGVVLRVAGRPDVRAEYVVGADGAGSAVRAAAGIEFPGTESTHFGFLGDVVLADPPPLPNGWHTAEGALMAVPLPDGRFRLVGYDPRAGREPLTLDGLRAVTRRIAGTDFGAHSPSWLSRFGNATKVAARYRQGRVLLAGDAAHRNFPAGGVGLNVGVQDAMNLGWKLAAVLTGRAPESLLDDYHAERWPVGVQLAEHTQAQTALITGVSPEGRALRKLLSELLAGDRALLEALAAKLSALDVAYPDPAGHPVAGARVPLREGLFEHFHSGAPVLLTTGTTGPDGPDGPDGSVAGVAAVRVTPDDLPGTGVAAALVRPDGHVWRAFEDADDLGAIEAAVRELWPPAAQFRSTLKE; via the coding sequence ATGAATTCCTCGGGCAGGGTCGTCGTGGTCGGCGCCGGGCCGGTCGGGCTGTGGCTGGCGGCCGAGCTGGCGCTGGGCGGGGCGACGCCGGTCGTGCTGGAGCGCGAGCCGGAGCGGTCGCCGCACTCCAAGGCGCTCGGCCTGCACCCCCGCACGCTGGAGGTGCTGGCGCTGCGCGGGGTCGAGGGCGGGTTCCTGCGCGCCGGGGGTCGCACGTCCGGCTGGCACTTCGGGATGCTGCCGACCCGCCTGGACTTCAGCGGCCTGCCCACCCCGTTCCCGTTCCTGCTCACCCAGCCGCAGGCCGAGACCGAGCGCCTGCTGGAGGAGCGGGCGCGGGCGCTGGGCGTTGAGGTGCTGCGCGGGCACGAGGTGACCGGGCTGACCCAGGACGCCGACGGGGTCGTGCTCCGCGTCGCCGGGCGACCGGACGTGCGCGCCGAGTACGTCGTGGGCGCAGACGGGGCCGGCAGCGCGGTGCGCGCGGCGGCGGGGATCGAGTTCCCCGGCACCGAGTCCACGCACTTCGGGTTCCTCGGCGATGTCGTGCTGGCGGACCCGCCGCCGCTCCCGAACGGCTGGCACACCGCCGAGGGCGCGCTCATGGCCGTCCCGCTGCCGGACGGCCGGTTCCGCCTGGTCGGCTACGACCCCCGCGCCGGGCGCGAGCCGCTCACCCTGGACGGGCTGCGCGCGGTCACCCGGCGCATCGCGGGCACCGACTTCGGGGCGCACTCCCCCTCCTGGCTGTCGCGGTTCGGCAACGCCACCAAGGTCGCGGCGCGCTACCGGCAGGGGCGGGTGCTGCTGGCGGGCGACGCGGCGCACCGGAACTTCCCGGCGGGCGGCGTGGGCCTGAACGTGGGCGTGCAGGACGCGATGAACCTGGGCTGGAAGCTCGCGGCGGTGCTGACCGGGCGGGCCCCGGAGTCGCTGCTGGACGACTACCACGCGGAGCGGTGGCCGGTGGGCGTGCAGCTGGCCGAGCACACCCAGGCGCAGACGGCGCTGATCACCGGGGTGTCGCCGGAGGGGCGGGCGCTGCGGAAGCTGCTCTCGGAGCTGCTCGCGGGCGACCGGGCGCTGCTGGAGGCGCTGGCGGCCAAGCTGTCGGCGCTGGACGTGGCCTACCCGGACCCGGCCGGGCACCCGGTGGCGGGGGCGCGGGTCCCGCTGCGGGAGGGGCTGTTCGAGCACTTCCACTCCGGGGCGCCGGTGCTGCTGACGACCGGCACGACCGGCCCTGACGGCCCTGACGGCCCTGACGGCTCGGTGGCCGGGGTGGCGGCGGTGCGGGTGACGCCGGACGACCTGCCGGGGACCGGGGTGGCGGCGGCCCTGGTCCGGCCGGACGGGCACGTGTGGCGGGCGTTCGAGGACGCGGACGACCTGGGCGCGATCGAGGCGGCGGTCCGGGAGCTGTGGCCCCCGGCCGCCCAGTTTCGCTCGACACTGAAGGAATAA
- a CDS encoding NAD(P)/FAD-dependent oxidoreductase, whose translation MSTPESTSAPESTSAPESESSWDVVVVGGSIAGCATAIRFSRMGHRVALLDRKTMDDGHHKRLCTHFIQPHAVPLLAGLGLDHLYGPEWSVRTKAVFVTPGGVVEGPGLSYDPDQPGAHALNLERRVLDPALRESARRHGVEYLDGTGVESIGRDGSDWFLDTDGDRGPRRFRARLVVAADGRRSRLAKELGNPAESRPNERAALFGYFSGITTRADQRSVFVMHERDLACAYPLPGGRTQLVLFADKARVEGWGGADNRMREFLAYFDGLPDAPSTAGAVPEGGLLGYADYPSLLREPVVDSVPFVGDAALSLDPMSGVGCGFALVSADLLASSFADRSLSEDDREAGLAEYRERYSRVLLPHAEGICVDSLVGKDETSRRRMFETISADPELSRRYLALTGRMTLPAEFQRLFMRALMTRRRPAVKR comes from the coding sequence GTGAGCACACCGGAGTCGACCAGCGCGCCGGAGTCGACCAGCGCACCGGAGTCGGAGTCGAGCTGGGACGTCGTGGTCGTCGGGGGGAGCATCGCGGGGTGCGCCACCGCGATCCGCTTCAGCCGGATGGGGCACCGCGTCGCGCTGCTGGACCGCAAGACCATGGACGACGGGCACCACAAGCGCCTGTGCACCCACTTCATCCAGCCGCACGCCGTGCCGCTCCTGGCGGGCCTCGGCTTGGACCACCTCTACGGCCCCGAGTGGTCCGTGCGCACCAAGGCCGTGTTCGTCACCCCCGGCGGCGTCGTGGAGGGGCCGGGGTTGAGCTACGACCCCGACCAGCCCGGCGCGCACGCGCTCAACCTGGAGCGGCGGGTGCTCGACCCCGCCCTGCGGGAGTCCGCGCGCCGCCACGGCGTCGAGTACCTGGACGGCACGGGCGTCGAGTCGATCGGCCGGGACGGCTCCGACTGGTTCCTGGACACCGACGGCGACCGGGGCCCGCGCCGCTTCCGCGCCCGCCTGGTGGTCGCCGCCGACGGCCGCCGCTCCCGGCTCGCCAAGGAGCTGGGCAACCCCGCCGAGAGCCGCCCGAACGAGCGCGCCGCCCTGTTCGGCTACTTCTCGGGCATCACCACCCGCGCCGACCAGCGGTCGGTGTTCGTCATGCACGAGCGCGACCTGGCCTGCGCCTACCCGCTCCCCGGCGGCCGGACCCAGCTCGTCCTGTTCGCCGACAAGGCGCGCGTGGAGGGCTGGGGCGGCGCGGACAACCGGATGCGCGAGTTCCTCGCCTACTTCGACGGCCTGCCCGACGCGCCGTCCACGGCGGGCGCCGTCCCCGAGGGCGGGCTGCTCGGCTACGCCGACTACCCGAGCCTGCTGCGCGAGCCGGTGGTCGACTCGGTGCCGTTCGTCGGCGACGCCGCGCTCTCGCTCGACCCGATGAGCGGCGTCGGCTGCGGCTTCGCGCTCGTGTCGGCCGACCTGCTGGCGAGCTCCTTCGCCGACCGGTCGCTCTCCGAGGACGACCGCGAGGCGGGGCTCGCCGAGTACCGCGAGCGCTACTCGCGGGTCCTGCTCCCGCACGCCGAGGGCATCTGCGTCGACTCGCTGGTCGGCAAGGACGAGACCTCCCGGCGCAGGATGTTCGAGACCATCAGCGCTGACCCCGAGCTGAGCCGGAGGTACCTGGCCCTCACCGGTCGCATGACGCTGCCCGCGGAGTTCCAGCGGCTCTTCATGCGGGCGCTGATGACCCGGCGACGGCCAGCGGTGAAGCGCTAG
- the ectB gene encoding diaminobutyrate--2-oxoglutarate transaminase, with the protein MSTPAIESEVRSYSRNWPVVFDHAGGSRIVSEDGRAYLDFFAGAGALNYGHNHPLLKRALLDYLERDGVAHSLDMLTRAKREFLAEFAERVLAPRGLDYRVQFTGPTGANSVEAALKLARKVTGRQSVVAFTGAFHGMSLGSLAVTGSAAKRAGAGVPLGHVHRVPYDGFAGGAVPGLVLLDALLSDRSSGVDLPAAVIVETVQGEGGVNPAGAAWLADLADLCARRGVLLIVDDIQMGCGRTGPFFSFESAGITPDVVCLSKSLSGYGLPMSLTLFRPELDVWEPGEHNGTFRGSNPAFVTATAALREFWSDRVLEKQTTERGLLLEERLGALAVAHPSGVAQVRGRGLVWGVAFREPDAARRVAAEAFARGLLVETSGSLDEVVKLLPPLTATNEELEEGLAVLDEAVAAAVG; encoded by the coding sequence ATGTCCACCCCCGCGATCGAGTCCGAGGTCCGCAGCTACAGCAGGAACTGGCCGGTGGTGTTCGACCACGCGGGCGGCAGCCGCATCGTCAGCGAGGACGGCCGTGCCTACCTGGACTTCTTCGCGGGCGCGGGCGCGCTGAACTACGGCCACAACCACCCCCTGCTCAAGCGGGCGCTGCTCGACTACCTCGAACGGGACGGCGTCGCGCACAGCCTGGACATGCTCACCCGCGCCAAGCGGGAGTTCCTCGCCGAGTTCGCCGAGCGGGTGCTCGCGCCGCGCGGGCTCGACTACCGGGTGCAGTTCACCGGCCCGACGGGCGCCAACAGCGTGGAGGCCGCCCTCAAGCTGGCCCGCAAGGTGACCGGGCGGCAGTCGGTCGTCGCGTTCACCGGCGCGTTCCACGGCATGTCGCTGGGCTCGCTCGCGGTCACCGGCAGCGCCGCCAAGCGCGCGGGCGCGGGCGTCCCGCTGGGGCACGTCCACCGCGTGCCCTACGACGGCTTCGCGGGCGGCGCGGTGCCCGGCCTGGTCCTGCTGGACGCGCTGCTGTCCGACCGCAGCAGCGGCGTCGACCTGCCCGCCGCCGTCATCGTCGAGACCGTGCAGGGCGAGGGCGGCGTCAACCCGGCCGGGGCCGCCTGGCTGGCCGACCTCGCGGACCTGTGCGCCCGCAGGGGGGTGCTGCTGATCGTCGACGACATCCAGATGGGCTGCGGGCGCACCGGCCCGTTCTTCAGCTTCGAGTCCGCCGGGATCACCCCGGACGTGGTGTGCCTGTCGAAGTCCCTCAGCGGCTACGGCCTGCCGATGTCGCTGACCCTGTTCCGGCCGGAGCTGGACGTGTGGGAGCCGGGGGAGCACAACGGCACGTTCCGGGGGAGCAACCCGGCGTTCGTGACCGCGACCGCCGCCCTGCGGGAGTTCTGGTCCGACCGCGTGCTGGAGAAGCAGACCACCGAGCGCGGCCTGCTGCTGGAGGAGCGGCTGGGCGCGCTGGCGGTCGCGCACCCGTCGGGCGTGGCGCAGGTGCGCGGCCGGGGGCTGGTGTGGGGCGTGGCGTTCCGGGAGCCGGACGCGGCGAGGCGGGTGGCGGCGGAGGCGTTCGCCAGGGGGCTGCTGGTGGAGACGTCGGGCTCGCTGGACGAGGTGGTCAAGCTCCTGCCGCCGCTGACCGCGACGAACGAGGAGCTGGAGGAGGGGCTGGCCGTGCTGGACGAGGCGGTCGCGGCGGCGGTGGGCTGA
- a CDS encoding rhodanese-like domain-containing protein, with translation MSAPVKDDVKDKVADYLEAALGKPVDLGALPDDAPLGVLGLDSLTTIGVLVALLEDAGVDLGEYADSLVTPSTLGDLYALADRFAADPEPETTTEAQPQGGTGMTGDQRSQLDFYRDKLAYEIDSADLEDALAAGQDIVVVDGRSSESYAHEHIPGAISVPHRSISQESLSGLSKAPLYVAYCDGIGCNASTKTAVKLATAGFRVKELIGGLDWWKRDNHPTEGHAGRRVEPSGAACGCAG, from the coding sequence ATGTCAGCACCGGTGAAGGACGACGTGAAGGACAAGGTCGCCGACTACCTGGAGGCCGCGCTGGGCAAACCGGTCGACCTCGGGGCGCTGCCCGACGACGCGCCGCTGGGCGTGCTCGGCCTCGACTCGCTCACCACCATCGGCGTGCTCGTCGCGCTGCTGGAGGACGCCGGCGTCGACCTGGGCGAGTACGCCGACTCGCTGGTCACCCCCAGCACCCTCGGCGACCTGTACGCGCTCGCCGACCGGTTCGCGGCCGACCCCGAACCCGAGACCACCACCGAGGCCCAGCCCCAGGGGGGAACCGGCATGACCGGCGACCAGCGCTCCCAGCTCGACTTCTACCGGGACAAGCTCGCCTACGAGATCGACTCCGCCGACCTGGAGGACGCCCTCGCGGCGGGCCAGGACATCGTCGTGGTCGACGGCCGCAGCAGCGAGTCCTACGCGCACGAGCACATCCCCGGCGCGATCAGCGTCCCGCACCGCTCCATCTCCCAGGAGTCGCTGTCCGGGCTGTCCAAGGCCCCGCTGTACGTCGCGTACTGCGACGGCATCGGCTGCAACGCCTCCACCAAGACCGCGGTCAAGCTGGCCACGGCCGGGTTCCGGGTCAAGGAGCTGATCGGCGGCCTCGACTGGTGGAAGCGGGACAACCACCCCACCGAGGGGCACGCGGGCAGGCGGGTCGAGCCCTCGGGCGCGGCCTGCGGCTGCGCGGGCTAG
- a CDS encoding class I tRNA ligase family protein, translating to MITRAFDRSAMSWSYEMSLQPMLSAADIDGLPFGSVFGSVPPRSVSKRHAHQDGEMFIVLAGRATVVLGDEERELGPGGVVHLSPFGYHEIRNEHDEPFDLVSIYWEHIPSAVAALEETPPRASLPQRALVFCPPPTPNGGLHLGHLAGPYVRADVLVRALRSTGRDARHVTGTDDHQSHVAVSARLGGATPEQVAASHGEAILATLRAAGVDCDRLTRPATAPGHADRIRELITRLAESPSVTEQERDTAYCAACDLSLHQAFARGACAHCAADSDGEICEACGRPNEAKDLVDPRCRLCGGPATTRPERALWLDMSAHAEQLARYLKDSHTSPDLLALVERLLADGLPPYRLARRADWGVELADGQRVDAWVDLALTFLDAARAETEQDGPAKITLFLGYDNSFFYAVLLPAVAFAAGLAEHLPAAFVTNQFLHLDDAKFSTSRGHAIWADPALAEAGPDAVRLALLRNAPEGRVTRITQERAALLAQDPLHLAAKEWLAGFAGVGDGVVPGTGAWTDAHREFYRNLNLTTRQLDGLLIPESFSARGYVRLLEAFVERAAEFRATEEPLRAVPSLAEEARTSLALDHLAAKAFAALAWPITPDLALRTWRWLGLPGEPVREADWSFLPGGTRVTSPSPLDARP from the coding sequence GTGATAACGCGCGCCTTCGACCGGTCGGCGATGAGCTGGTCCTACGAGATGAGCCTGCAACCGATGCTGTCGGCCGCCGACATCGACGGCCTCCCGTTCGGCTCCGTCTTCGGCAGCGTCCCCCCGCGCAGCGTCTCGAAGCGGCACGCCCACCAGGACGGCGAGATGTTCATCGTCCTCGCGGGCCGGGCGACCGTGGTGCTCGGCGACGAGGAGCGCGAGCTGGGGCCGGGCGGCGTCGTGCACCTGTCGCCCTTCGGCTACCACGAGATCCGCAACGAGCACGACGAGCCGTTCGACCTCGTCTCGATCTACTGGGAGCACATCCCCAGCGCCGTGGCCGCCCTGGAGGAGACCCCGCCGCGCGCCTCGCTGCCGCAGCGGGCCCTGGTCTTCTGCCCGCCGCCCACCCCCAACGGCGGCCTGCACCTGGGCCACCTCGCGGGCCCGTACGTCCGGGCCGACGTGCTGGTGCGCGCGCTGCGCAGCACCGGCCGCGACGCCAGGCACGTCACCGGCACCGACGACCACCAGTCGCACGTCGCCGTCAGCGCCCGCCTCGGCGGCGCCACCCCCGAGCAGGTCGCCGCCTCCCACGGCGAGGCCATCCTGGCGACGCTGCGCGCGGCCGGGGTCGACTGCGACCGGCTCACCCGCCCGGCGACCGCGCCGGGGCACGCCGACCGGATCCGGGAGCTGATCACCCGGCTCGCCGAGTCGCCCTCGGTCACCGAGCAGGAGCGGGACACCGCCTACTGCGCCGCCTGCGACCTGTCGCTGCACCAGGCGTTCGCGCGCGGCGCCTGCGCGCACTGCGCGGCCGACAGCGACGGCGAGATCTGCGAGGCGTGCGGGCGGCCCAACGAGGCCAAGGACCTCGTGGACCCGCGCTGCAGGCTCTGCGGCGGCCCGGCCACCACCCGCCCCGAGCGCGCGCTGTGGCTGGACATGTCCGCCCACGCCGAGCAGCTCGCCCGGTACCTCAAGGACTCGCACACCTCGCCCGACCTGCTCGCCCTGGTGGAGCGCCTGCTGGCCGACGGCCTGCCGCCGTACCGGCTCGCCCGCCGCGCCGACTGGGGCGTCGAGCTGGCGGACGGCCAGCGCGTCGACGCCTGGGTCGACCTCGCGCTGACCTTCCTCGACGCCGCGCGCGCCGAGACCGAGCAGGACGGCCCCGCCAAGATCACCCTGTTCCTCGGCTACGACAACAGCTTCTTCTACGCCGTGCTCCTGCCCGCCGTGGCCTTCGCCGCCGGGCTGGCCGAGCACCTGCCCGCCGCCTTCGTCACCAACCAGTTCCTGCACCTGGACGACGCGAAGTTCTCCACCAGCCGGGGCCACGCCATCTGGGCGGACCCCGCGCTGGCCGAGGCGGGCCCCGACGCCGTGCGGCTGGCGCTGCTGCGCAACGCCCCCGAGGGCCGCGTCACCCGGATCACCCAGGAGCGGGCCGCCCTGCTCGCCCAGGACCCGCTCCACCTGGCCGCCAAGGAGTGGCTCGCCGGGTTCGCGGGCGTCGGGGACGGGGTGGTGCCCGGCACCGGGGCGTGGACCGACGCGCACCGCGAGTTCTACCGCAACCTCAACCTCACCACCCGGCAGCTCGACGGGCTGCTGATCCCCGAGTCGTTCAGCGCGCGCGGCTACGTCCGCCTGCTGGAGGCCTTCGTGGAGCGCGCCGCCGAGTTCCGGGCGACCGAGGAGCCGCTGCGCGCGGTGCCCTCGCTCGCCGAGGAGGCGCGCACGAGCCTGGCCCTGGACCACCTGGCCGCCAAGGCGTTCGCCGCGCTGGCCTGGCCGATCACCCCCGACCTCGCCCTGCGGACCTGGCGGTGGCTCGGGCTGCCCGGCGAGCCGGTGCGCGAGGCGGACTGGTCGTTCCTGCCCGGCGGCACGCGCGTCACCTCGCCCTCGCCGCTGGACGCGCGGCCGTGA
- a CDS encoding DUF3291 domain-containing protein, producing MPRVAFTTFAILKKPYGDPEVQEFDDLTPPTFEEAEGSPGFVARAKEDPGQSHLSNFERDWGEWGRFTVPRFYTGGRTTATDSRASTLSLWADLESVHAFAYSGGIHRTALRRRHEWFLKPEWPSYAMWWVADDVTPTWADACQRLERLHDDGATPFAFTFRKPFTASGEPTSLRTRSQT from the coding sequence ATGCCGCGCGTCGCGTTCACGACTTTCGCGATCCTGAAGAAGCCGTACGGGGACCCCGAGGTCCAGGAGTTCGACGACCTCACCCCGCCCACCTTCGAGGAGGCCGAGGGCAGTCCGGGGTTCGTCGCCCGCGCCAAGGAGGACCCCGGCCAGAGCCACCTGAGCAACTTCGAGCGCGACTGGGGCGAGTGGGGCAGGTTCACCGTCCCGCGCTTCTACACCGGGGGCCGCACCACCGCCACCGACAGCCGCGCCTCCACCCTGTCGCTGTGGGCCGACCTGGAGTCCGTCCACGCCTTCGCCTACAGCGGCGGCATCCACCGCACCGCGCTGCGCAGGCGGCACGAGTGGTTCCTCAAGCCGGAGTGGCCGAGCTACGCCATGTGGTGGGTCGCGGACGACGTCACCCCCACCTGGGCGGACGCCTGCCAGCGGCTGGAGCGCCTGCACGACGACGGGGCCACCCCCTTCGCCTTCACCTTCCGCAAGCCGTTCACCGCGAGCGGGGAGCCCACCTCGCTGCGCACCAGGAGCCAGACCTGA